The following is a genomic window from Thermoanaerobaculia bacterium.
GAGGTGACGCGCGTGGCGCGCGAGGTGGGCACGGAAGGGAAGCTCGGCGGCCAGGCCGACGTGCAGGGCGTGGCCGGCACGTGGAAGGACCTGACCGACTCGGTGAAGTTCATGGCGGGCAACCTCACGGCCCAGGTGCGGAACATCGCGGCCGTGACGACGGCCGTGGCCAACGGCGATCTCTCCCGGAAGATCACGGTGGACGTGAAGGGAGAGATCCTCGAGCTGAAGGACACGATCAACACGATGGTGGACCAGCTCCGCAGCTTCGCGTCCGAAGTGACCCGTGTCGCCCGCGAGGTGGGCACGGAAGGGAAGCTCGGCGGCCAGGCCTACGTGCAGGGCGTGGCCGGCACGTGGAAAGACCTCACGGACAACGTGAACTTCATGGCGGGCAACCTCACGGGCCAGGTGCGAAACATCGCCGAAGTGACGACCGCCGTGGCCTCCGGCGACCTCTCCAAGAAGATCACGGTGGACGTGAAGGGGGAGATCCTCGAACTGAAGAACACGATCAACACGATGGTGGATCAGCTGTCGTCGTTCGCGGCCGAGGTGACGCGCGTGGCGCGCGAGGTGGGCACCGAGGGAAAGCTGGGCGGCCAGGCCGAGGTGAAGGGCGTCTCGGGCACGTGGAAGGACCTCACCGACAACGTGAACTCGATGGCCGGCAACCTCACGAGCCAGGTCCGCGGCATCGCGCGGGTCGTGACGGCCGTCGCCAACGGCGACCTGAAGCGCAAGCTGACGGTGGAAGCCAAGGGCGAGATCGCCGAGCTCGCCGACACGATCAACAACATGATCGACACCCTCGCGACGTTCGCCGACCAGGTGACGACGGTGGCACGCGAGGTCGGCGTCGAAGGAAAGCTGGGCGGCCAGGCGAGCGTGCCGGGCGCCGCGGGAACGTGGAAGGACCTCACCGACAACGTGAACCAGCTCGCGGCGAACCTGACGACCCAGGTGCGCGCGATCGCGGAGGTCGCGACGGCGGTGACGAAAGGCGACCTCACGCGGTCGATCAACGTCGCGGCTCTCGGCGAGGTGGCGGCGCTCAAGGACAACATCAACGAGATGATCCGCAACCTCAAGGACACGACGCTCAAGAACTCCGAGCAGGACTGGCTGAAGACCAACCTCGCGAAGTTCTCCCGCATGCTCCAGGGTCAGCGCGACCTCCTCACGGTCGGCCGGCTGATCCTCTCCGAGCTCGCTCCGGTCGTCGCGGCCCAGCAGGCGCTCTTCTACACGCTCGACACCTCGACCGCCGTTCCGGAGCTCCGGCTGCTCGCGAGCTACGCCGCGAGCGAGCCGAAAGAGGTCTTCCGCCTCGGCGAAGGGTTGATCGGTCAGTGCGCGCTCGAGAACCAGAAGATCCTCCTGCCGAACGTGCCGAGAGATTTCGTGCGGATCAGTTCGGGCCTCGGCCAGGCGACGCCGTCGCACGTCATCGTGCTGCCGGTCGTGTTCGAGGGCCAGGTGAAGGCCGTGCTCGAGCTCGCGACGTTCGAAGGGTTCAATCCGACCCACCAGGCCTTCCTCGACCAGCTCACGGAATCGATCGGCATCGTGCTCAACACGATCGAGGCGAACAGCCGGACGGAGAACCTCCTCCAGCAGTCGCAGTCGCTCGCCCGCGAGCTCCAGAGCCAGCAGCTCGAGCTCCAGCAGACGAACCAGCAGCTCGAGGAGAAGGCGGGACTGCTCGCGGAGCAGAACGCCGAGGTCGAACGGAAGAACCAGGAGGTCGAGCAGGCCCGGCAGGCGCTCGAGGAGAAGGCGAAGCAGCTGGCGCTCACGTCGAAGTACAAGTCGGAGTTCCTCGCGAACATGTCGCACGAGCTCCGGACCCCCTTGAACTCGCTCCTGATCCTCTCCGACCAGCTCTCGCGAAATCACGACGGCAACCTCACGCCGAAGCAGATGGAGTTCGCCAAGACCATCCACTCGGCCGGAAACGATCTGCTCAACCTGATCAACGACATTCTCGACCTCTCCAAGATCGAGTCGGGAACGGTCGTCATCGACGCGGGCGAGATCCGGTTCTCCGATCTCCACGACTACGTCGACCGGACGTTCCGGCACGTCGCCGAGGCGAAGGGGGTCGAATTCCAGATCGACATCGACCCGTCCGTTCCGCGCGGCATCGTCACCGACTCCAAGCGCCTGCAGCAGATCCTGAAGAACCTCCTCTCGAACGCGTTCAAGTTCACGGAGAAGGGAAGCGTGAAGCTCGACGTCGTCCGGGCCAAGGGGGGATGGAGCCCCGACCAGGAGGCGCTGAACCGTTCCCGTTCGGTCATCGCGATCTCCGTCAGCGACACGGGGATCGGCATCCCGCGGGACAAGCAGCAGATCGTGTTCGAGGCGTTCCAGCAGGCGGACGGTTCGACCAGCCGGAAGTACGGCGGAACGGGACTGGGCCTGGCGATCAGCCGCGAGATCGCTCGCCTCCTCGGCGGCGAGATCACGCTCGACAGCGCGCCGGGAAAGGGGAGCAAGTTCACGCTCTATCTGCCGCAGAGCTATGCGCCCGCCAAACCGGCGTACAAGCCGGAGCCCGAGTCGCCGGCGGAGTTCGTCAGCGTGATGAGCGACGTCAGCACGGCGCGGGGCGCCGTCGCGGAGGTCGCCGCGGTGAACGACATCTCCGACGACCGCGAGCGGATCGCGCCGGGTGACCGGACGCTGCTCATCGTCGACAACGACGAGAACTTCGCCCGATTCCTCCTCGACATGGCCCACGAGTTCGGCTTCAAGGGGATCGTGACGGCGCGGGGCGCCGAAGCGGTCTCGCTCGTCCGCGAGAAGAAGCCCGACGCGGTGACGCTCGACATCCAGCTCCCGGACATCGACGGCTGGCGCGTCCTCGACCGCCTGAAGAGCGATCCCGCCACCCGCCACATCCCCGTCTACGTCATCACGACCGAAGAGGACGGCGGACGCGCGCTGCCGCTCGGAGCGATGGCAGTGCTGCAGAAGCCGATCAAGAACAAGGAGACCCTCGACCGGGCGTTCCGGACGATCCAGACGTTCCTCGACCGCGGCAGCCGCCGGCTCGTCGTCGTGGGGTCCGACCGGTCGATCCGGGCGGCGCTCGAGCCGAAGCTCACCTTCGAAGGGGTGGAGAGCCAGTGGGCCGAGACGCCGCGGGAAGCGGTCGCGGCGATCGAGGCGAACGCTCCGGATTGCGTGATCTTCGTCTGGGACGGGCACGAAGCGAGGATGAAGGACGGGGCGGAAGTCGTCCGCCGGACGTGCGAGGCGCGCGGCGTTCCTCTCGTCGTCTACACGCCGGGCGATATCGGCCGCAAGCTCGAGACGGCGCTCAATCGCCTCACGCAGGGCCATCCGGTCAAGCACGTCCGATCGGAGGAGCGGCTGATCGACCAGACCCTGCTCTTCCTCCACCGGAAGGTCCTCGCCCTCCCGCTCGAGACCCGCGCGATCATCGAACGGCTCGCCCGCACCGAGGAAGTGCTCGCCGGCAAGAAGGCCCTGATCGTGGACGACGACGTCCGCAACATCTTCGCGTTGACGAGCGTCCTCGAGCGGCACAAGATGAAGGTGCTCTCCGCCGAGAACGGCCGGGAGGCGATCGCGAAGCTCGAGGAACACGAGGACTGCGACATCGTCCTGATGGACATCATGATGCCGGACATGGACGGATACGACACGATGCGGGCGATTCGCGAGCGCGGCAAGTTCAAGGACCTTCCGATCGTCGCCGTCACGGCCAAGGCGATGAAGGGCGACCGCGAGAAGACGATCGAAGCGGGCGCCTGGGACTACCTGTCGAAGCCGGTCGACACCGAGCACATGCTCTCGGTGCTCCGGACCTGGCTGTACCGGTGAGGATCGGCGGGACCGGCCGCGGGTGAGAACCGCATGAACGAGTCCGAGTCGGAGGCCGCCGCGGGTCTCGAGCCGGCGGGCGAGCCGCTCGAGAAGGCGAACATCCTCGTCGTCGACGACAGCGCCGATAAGCGGCTGGCTCTCGGCGCGATCCTGGCCGAGCTCGACCAGAACATCGTCGAGGCGCAGTCGGGGCGCGAGGCGCTGAGGGAGCTCCTCCGCCGCGACTTCGCCGTGGTGCTGCTCGACGTCAACATGCCGGGGATGGACGGGTTCGAGACGGCGTCCCTGATCCGCCAGCGAAAGAGCTCCGAGCACACGCCGATCATCTTCATCACGGCCTACAGCGACGACACGCACGCGCGGCAGGGCTACGAGCTCGGGGCGGTCGACTACATCATCACGCCGGTCATCCCGGAGGTCCTGAAGTCGAAGATCGGGTTCTTCGTCGATCTGTACCGGAAGACCGACCAGGTGAGCCGCCAGGCCGCGTCTCTCGCGCGCCGCGCCGCGCAGCTCCAGCGCCTCACCCGGGCGTCGCTCGCGATCAACGCCGCGCCGTCGATCGAGGAGATCCTCTCGATCGTCACGGAGACCGCCCGGGAAGTCGCCGGGGCCGAACACGCGGAAATCGTTCCGGCGCTCACCGAGTCGTGGGGACCGGGTTCGAGAGAAGCGCCCGGGCCGCCGCCCGGACCCGCGGACGTCATGGCGACGCTCATGGGACGCGACGGCCGCGACATGGGCACGCTCCGGATCTTCGGACACCCGCTGGGCCCGGACGAGAATGCGATCCTCACGCAGCTCGCGCAGATGGCCTCGATCGCGATCGAGAACGTCCTGTACAGCGAGGCGCGGGAGGCGAACCGCCTCAAGGACGAGTTCCTGACGACGCTCTCGCACGAGCTCCGGACCCCCCTCACGGCGATTCTCGGATGGACCCGGATCCTGCGCGCGCCGGCGCTCGATCCCGGCCGGTTCGCGCACGGCCTCGACGTGATCGAGCGCAACGTGAACGCCCAGGCGAAGCTCATCGACGACCTCCTCGACATCTCCCGGATCAGCGCCGCGAAGCTCAGGCTGAACACCCGTCCGATGGCCGTCGTCCCGGTCGTCGAAGGCGTCGTGGAAGGGCTTCGTCCCGCGTGGGAGGCGAAGTCGCTGAACGTCCAGGTCGTGGTCGATCCCGCGGCGGCGGGCCACAGCGACGTTTCGGGCGACGCGGACCGGCTGCAGCAGGTCGTGTGGAACCTCCTTTCGAACGCGATCAAGTTCACCCCGGCCGCCGGAAGCATCGAGGTTCGGGTCGAGCGCACGGCCGCGCACGTCCGGATCCGCGTGAGCGACACCGGAAAGGGGATCAGCCCGGACTTCCTCGCCCACGTCTTCGACCGCTTCCGGCAGGCGGACAGCAGCACGACCCGTTCGCACGGCGGGCTCGGGATCGGCCTCGCGATCGTGCGCCACATCGTCGACATGCACGGCGGAACCGTCTCCGCCGCGAGCCCGGGACCGGGGCAGGGGGCGACGTTCGTGGTCTCCCTCCCCGCGATCGAAAGCGCGGGAGTCGAGATCCGGACGGTGGCGGACGGCTTCCGGGAACCGGCGGCGCTGCCCGATCTGGCGGGGCTCCGCGTCGCCGTCGTCGACGACGAGCCGGACGCCCGCGAGGTCGTCGGGGAGATCCTGAAGAGCGCGAACGCGTTCGTTTCGCTCTTCGGGAGCGCCGACGACGCGATCGCCGGCCTCGCGGAGGCGGCGCCCGACGTCATCGTGAGCGACATCGCGATGCCGGGAGGCGACGGGTACGCGTTCCTGCGCGAGGTCCGGCGGCGCGAGGGAGACGGGCCGCATGCGCCCGCCATCGCGCTCACGGCGCTCGTCCGGCGGGAGGATCGCGCCCGCGCCCTGGCGGAAGGCTTCGAGCGGCACGTGTCGAAGCCGATCGAACCGGAGCACTTCCTCGCGGTCGTGGCGGAGCTCGCTCCCGGGAAGGAGGCGCGAGGAAACGGCCACCGGACGGACGTCCTCGTGATCGAGGACGACCAAAACGGCGGCGACGGCCTCCGGCAGCTCCTCGAGAGCGGCGGCTTCCGGGTGGATGTCGCGCGTGACGGGGACGAGGGGATCCGGATGGCGCGCTCGGCGTCTCCGGGGGTCGCGCTCGTCGACCTCGGTCTCCCCGGCCTGGACGGCTGCGAAGTCGCCTCGCGCCTCCGCCGGGAGACGGGACTGCGGTCTCTGGTGCTGATCGCGGTGTCGGGAAACGAAGAGGAGGAGCATCGCCGCCGGGCGTTCGCCTCCGGCTTCGACGCGTATCTCGTGAAGCCCGTGAAGTTCGATCAGGTGGAGCGAGTCCTCCAGGACCAGGCGGTCAAACAGAGAGCTTAGAGGCCGGGGGCGGGCGATCCCTCGAGGGTGATGGGCTCTCCGGGGTCAGGGCTTCTCTTTCGTCGAGCTGTCGTCGGGGGGCCTCTCGGCGTTCCGGTCCCGCCGGTTGACGAGGACGTGGTACGCGACCGCGTCCCACGCGTTGTGGACGCTGCTGAAGAGAAGAATCAGCGTGGCGGCGCCGACGGCGAACAAGGCCTCGCGCGTACGGGCGTGCGCGAACGACGACAGCGCGAGCATCGCGTACGCCGCCAGGGGCAGCGCGACATGGAACAACCAGTCCTTTCATCGGCCCGAAGAACGACGGTCGGCCTGTTTCCGGTAGCGTCCCGGGGCCAAGGGACGGGAGTGGTGGGACCGGCGCGACTCGAACGCGCGACCTAGAGTTTAGGAAACTCTTGCTCTATCCAGCTGAGCTACGGCCCCTTGCGGCGCGCAGTATCTCGCGCCGGGGGACGCGCCGCAAGGCCGGGGCGGAGTGACGGAAGAAACTTCCTGACCCTCGGGACAGTTGTCATGGGCCCGGCGAGCCGCTAAATTCTTCTCACTCTCATGAACTCGAAAACCGGAATCCTTCGTCGCGTGAAATGGGAATGGGTCGTCAAGAGCTTTGGGGGCGCCGTCACGGTGATCGGACTCGGCATCGTCGCCTACTCGCTCGGCGAGACGATCGGAATCCACGGCTGGCCGAGCTTCCTCGTGCCGCTGACCGGCTCGCTGGACGGATACGCCCTGCCGAGCGGAGCCGGCTTCCTCGCCCGCGTCACCGCCAATCTCGCGATCTGGACGGCGGCGTTCTACGGGATGGGGTGGATCAGCTCGCGCATCCCCGCCGACTGGGACTTCTTCTAAGAGCCGGCGCGGCGATACGCGCCGTTATACGCGTCCGTCGGACCGGCCGCCCGCACGACGTACGCTCTCCGGTACGCCTTAGCGGCCGGCCGGTCCGCCGGAACGCGTCTTCCAGCACGTCTCGCCGCGCCTCGACGCCGGTGTAACTGAGCCGGGCGTACGTATGCCGCCGGCGCCGACCCCATCCCGCTTGCCTCGCCGCACGGGCCGACTACTTCTTCTTCGAAGATGACTTCTTCGACGACGACGACTTCCGGGACGAGCTCTTGCTCTTGTGGCTCGCCTTGCCGCCCTTCTTGCCGCCCTTGCGGGAGCTCGCGTGGCTGGTCTTCTTGCCGCGTCCGGATCCGCTCTTCTTTCCGCCGCCGCTCTCCTTGTTGACGGTCGCCCAGGCGCGGCGCTCCGCTTCCTTCTTGCCCGTGCCGCGTTTCTCGTAGCCCTTCTCGATGTCGTGGGCTTTTCTCTTTTGTTTGCTGCTGTAGCTGGATTTGTCTCCCCGTGCCATAAATCTCCCTTCGATTCAAAGGGATGCAACGGATATGCCGCCGAACCGAGCCGCGGGTCTCGCGGTCGCGAGTCAGAGAAGGGGACCGGGGCACTCGTTCTCATGTTTCGACTCGAGACTCTCGACTCGCGACTCGGTATTCGAGTTGACTTACGCCTTTTTACCGCCTTATAGTGGCGTCTTCACTGGAGTCGCCCATGGCCGTCCCGCTCGCCCTTTCCGCTCGAATCACCGCTCTCCGCGACGCGCTCCCGCCCGAAACGGCGGCATCGATCCTTTCCGCCACGGACCTCCGCCGCGACCGTGAGGCGCCTCCGCTTCCGACCGGGATCGAGGAATTCGACCGGCTCCTCGCGGGAGGCCTCGCCCGCGGAAAGCTCGTCGAAGTGGTCGGCCGGCGGTCGAGCGGAAGGCTTTCTCTGGCTCTTTCCGCGCTCGCATCGGCGACGGAAGCGGGAGAGAACGCCGCGTTGATCGACCTCGGGGATGCCCTCGATCCCCAGGCCGCGGCCGCGGCGGACGTCGATCTTCGCCGGGTGCTGTGGGTGCGCCCGCGGCGGGTCCGCGACGCGGTATATGCGGCGGAGACCGTGATCGCGGCCGGTTTCCCTCTCGTCGTCGCGGAGCTCGGGACGCCCCCGGTCGGTCCGCGCGTCCCGGACGCGGCCTGGGTCCGCCTGGCGCGAAGCGCGCGGGCGCATGGGACCGCGCTCCTCGTCGCGAGCCCCTATCCGGTGTCGGGGGCGGCCGCCGACGCCGTCGTTCTGCTCTCGCGAAATCGGGCGATCTGGAAGGGACAGGGCGCGTCGCCGAGGCTCCTCGGCGGGGTCGCCGCGCATGCGACGCTCGACAAGAAGCGCGGAGAGAAGCCGGGGCGGACGGGCGCGGTGCGTTTCACGGCGAGGGAGGCGATTTCCGATGCGGTGCCGGCCGCCGGCGCGCCTCCGGGGAGGTCGGCGGCGCGGGAGGCCGTTTCCCCCCGCGCGGCGTCTTCCCGATTCGTTTCGAGGTGAGAAGCCCGTGCCGTCGCGGATCGCGTGCGTCCTCGTCCCGCTTTTTCCCCTCGCGGCGCGGCTCCGGAGCGAACCGGATCTCGCGGGAGAAGCCGTCGCCATCCTCGCGGGGGACGGGCAGGCGGCGCGCGTCGTCGCCGCCTCGAAACCGGCGCGGCGCGCCGGCGTCCGGAGCGGACTCACGCTCCGCGAAGCCCGCGCGCTCCTTCCGCGGCTGATCGCGCGCGCCTCCGACGCCGAGTGCGAACGTTCCGCGCAGGAAGCGCTCCTCGAGGCGGCCGAGACGGTTTCCCCGCGACTCGAGGACGGCGGCCCGGGGATCGCGTATCTCGACGTCGACGGCCTCGAGCTCTATTTCGGGTTCTCGGAAAAGGCGCTCGCGGCGTCTCTTTCCGCCGCGGCCGAAGGCGCCGGCCTCCCGGCGCGCGTCGGCGTGGCCGCGAGCAAGCTCGCGGCCCGCGTGGCGGCGGAGTCTCCGGAGTCGCCCGTCGTCGTGCCCTCCGGCGGCGAGGCGACGTTCCTCGCCCCGCTCCCGCTCGCGCGGCTCGCCCTCCCGGAAGAGATCGCGGAGACGCTCGAGCGGTGGGGACTCGCGCGCGTCGGCGATTTCGCCGCGCTCTCCGAGGGGGAGGTGACGGCGCGATTCGGAGAGGCGGGGCGGCGGCTCCACGAGACCGCCCGCGGGGTCGATCCGCGCCCGCTCGTCCCCCGGGCGATTCCTCCGGTTTTCTCCGAAGGGATGGAGCTCGAATGGCCGTTCGTCGCCGTCGAGCCGTTCCTCTTCGTCGCGCGCACCGCGCTCGAGCGGCTGGCGGGACGTCTGGCGGCGCACGCGCTCGCCTGCGCCCGCCTCGAGCTCTCGCTCACCCTCGATCCGGAAGGGATGGACGGCCGCGCGATCGATCTCCCGGCGCCGACGAGGGACGTGAAGACGCTCCTGACGCTCGTCCGGCTCGACCTCGAGGCGCGCCCGCCCGGAGCGCCCGTCCACGGCTTCCGTTTCGTCGCGCACCCCGACCGCCCGCGGCAGGCCCAGCTCTCGTTGTTCGGCCCGGCGGCCCTGTCCCCCGAGCAGCTCGCGACGTGCATCGCGCGGCTCGTCGCGCGGCTCGGAGAGGAGCGCGTCGGCCAGCCGTCGGCGGTCGACGGCCACCGCCCGGAACGATTCGCGCTCGTTGCGTATGCGCCGCCCGCTCCTCCGGAATTGCCGCCGGCGCCGCGCGCGGGCCGAGGTCTCCTCGCGGTGCGGGTGCTCCGGCCGGCCGTCCCGATCGACGTGGACGGGGAGGAGGGGAGCCCGAGGCGGATCGCGGCCGCGGATCCATGGCCGCCTTCTCTCGACCCGGTCTCGCGAAGCGAATCGGCCGCGAAGGCGACCGGCGATACGACCCGCCCGCGAGAGCCCGAGAAGGCGAAGCGCATCGAGGGTTCGGTGCGCGTGGCGTCCGGCCCGTGGCGCGTCGAGGAGAAGTGGTGGTCGGAAGAGGCGATCGCCCGCGAGTACTGGGACGTCGAGCTCTCCGACGGAGGGCTGTACCGCATTTTCCGGGACGCGAGGAACGGCGCCTGGTTCGCCGACGGCATTTATGACTGACGCGTCGCATTCCGCGACGCTCGGGGAGCTCGGATCGCGAACGCGCCCGGGCGGGAAGATGGCCGGACTCTTTCCATCGACTTTTTCATCGGGAGGAAAACGACGAAGCGATCTGTGTCCGGAGAGCTGGAGGCGGACATGAGCGACGGGCCACCGACGAGAGATGTCGGGACGCGCGCGATCGTCACGACGATTCATTCCGACGGCGCACGGAAGGAGAAGCTCCGCCAGCGGTCGTGGAAGCCTCCCGCGTCGCCCCGCTCGCCGCGGCCCTACGCGGAGCTCCACGCGGCTTCCGCCTTTTCCTTTCTGGACGGAGCATCGCTTCCCGAGGACCTGGTCGACCGTGCGGCGGCGCTGGGGCTGCCGGCCGTCGCGCTCCTCGACACGAACGGGGTCTACGGCGCGCCGCGATTCCACAAGGCCGCGAAACAGGCGGGAGTGAGGGCGCTCGTGGGCGCCGAGATCGTGCTCGCTCCCTTCCGCGGTGCGGAAGGAAGCGAGCACGAACCCGACCCCGGCCTTCGGACACCCCTCCCCAGTGGGGGAGGGGACGGGGGCAGGGTGCGAGACGGCTCGGCGGCCATGGCCGCCGAGCGCCTCTCCCTCCTCGTCGAGAACCGCGCCGGATACCGGAACCTGTGCAAGCTCCTGACCGCGGCCGCGGAGGGAAGGCCCAAGGGCGCGGCGCAGGCGTCGTGGGAGCGCGTGAGGGAGCACGCGGAGGGTCTCCGCTGCCTGGCGGGCGGTCCCGAAAGCCCCGTCGCCCGGGCGCTCGGTCGCGGAGGGATCGACGCGGCCGAGAGCGTGCTCCGCCGTCTCGCGGAGAGCTTCCCGGGCCGCCTCCACGTCGAACTCCAGCGGCACGGCGACCGGGCGGAGGAGCACCGCAACCAGGCGCTCGTCCCGCTCGCCCGAAGGCTCGGCCTCCCGCTCGTCGCGACCAACGGCGTCCGCTATGCGCGACCCGCGGAGAAGGACCTCCTCGACGTGCTCGCCTGCGTCCGCGAAGGGAAACCGGTCGACGCGGCCGGGACGCTGCTCGAGGCGTCGCGGGGGAGGCATCTGAAGGACGCGGCCGCGATGTCGGAGCTCTTCGCCGATCTGCCCGAGGCGCTGTCCGCGTCGGCCGAGCTCGCCGCGTCCCTCGATTTCACGCTCGCGGACCTCGGCTATCGGTTCCCCCGGTATCCCGTCCCGCCGGGAGAGACCCCGAGCTCCCATCTCCGGCGGGTCACCTGGGAAGGAGCGCGGGCGCGCTTCCGCCCGCTCACCGCGCGCGCCCAGGCGCAGCTTTCGAAGGAGCTCGCGATGATCGAGAAGCTCGATCTCGCCGGGTACTTCCTCATCGTCCGGGACATCGTGCAGTTCTGCCGCCGGGAGCGGATCCTGGTGCAGGGACGCGGTTCCGCCGCCAACAGCGCGGTCTGTTACGCGCTCTCGATCACGGCGGTCGACCCCGTGAAGATGGAGCTCCTCTTCGAGCGTTTCCTCTCCGAGGAGCGCGGGGAATGGCCCGACATCGATCTCGATCTCCCGTCGGGCGTCGAGCGGGAGAAGGTGATCCAGCACGTGTACCGCACCTACGGCGCGCACGGGGCGGCGATGACCGCCAACGTGATCACCTACCGCGACCGTTCCGCCGCGCGCGAGGTGAGCAAGGCCCTCGGATTCTCCCCGGAGGAGCAGGAGCGGCTCTCGGCGCGCCTGGCCGGCTGGAGCTTCGGGGAGATGCAGGAGCCGCTCCGCGAATTGCCCGCCGAGCTCGCCGCGGCCGGCCTCGATCCCGCCGAAACGCGGTCGCGCCACTTCCTGCGCCTCTGGCGCGCGATCCAGAACCTGCCGCGCCACCTCGGGCAGCACTCGGGGGGAATGGTCGTCGCCGCCGGCCGTCTCGACGAGGTCGTGCCGCTCGAGCCCTCGTCGATGCCGGGACGCGTCGTCGTGCAGTGGGACAAGGACGACTGCGCCGATCTCGGGATCGTCAAGGTCGATCTCCTCGGTCTCGGGATGCTCGCGGCGCTCGAGGAGGCGATCCCGATGATCCGCGAGCACGAGAACGTCGAGATCGACCTCGCGCACCTGCCCGCCGGCGATCCCGCCGTGTACCGGATGCTGAACGCGGCGGACACCGTCGGCGTCTTCCAGCTCGAGAGCCGCGCCCAGATGGCGACGCTGCCGCGCCACGGGCCGCGCCGGTTCTACGACATCGTCGTCCAGGTCGCGATCATCCGTCCCGGGCCGATCGTCGGCGGGATGATCCGCCCGTTCTTCGATCGCCATCGCGGGATCGCGCCCGTCGAATACCCGCACCCGTGCCTCGAGCCGATCCTGAAGAGGACGCTCGGCGTTCCGCTCTTCCAGGAACAGCTCCTCCGGATCGCGATGGTCGCCGCGGGGTTCACGGGAGGGGAGGCCGAGGAGCTCCGGCGCGCGATGGGATTCAAGCGCTCCGTCGAGCGGATGTCGGCGATCGAGGAGCGGCTGCGGAAGGGGATGGAGGCGCGCGGGATCGACGCCGAGGCGCGGGACCGCATCGTCAAGGCGATCACGTCGTTCGCGCTGTACGGGTTTCCGGAGTCGCACGCGGCGTCGTTCGCCCTGATCGCCTACGCGAGCGCGTACCTGCGCGCCCACCACCCCGCGGCGTTCTACGCGTCGCTCCTGAACGCGTGGCCGATGGGCTTCTACCACCCGGCGACGCTCGTGAAGGACGCGCAGCGGCACGCGACGGCGGTCTTCCCGATCGACGCCGCGCGCTCCGGCTGGAAATGCCGCTGGGAGGACCGCGGCGTGCGGCTGGGACTCCGGTTCGTCAAGGGGCTCCACGAGTCGAC
Proteins encoded in this region:
- a CDS encoding error-prone DNA polymerase, which codes for MSDGPPTRDVGTRAIVTTIHSDGARKEKLRQRSWKPPASPRSPRPYAELHAASAFSFLDGASLPEDLVDRAAALGLPAVALLDTNGVYGAPRFHKAAKQAGVRALVGAEIVLAPFRGAEGSEHEPDPGLRTPLPSGGGDGGRVRDGSAAMAAERLSLLVENRAGYRNLCKLLTAAAEGRPKGAAQASWERVREHAEGLRCLAGGPESPVARALGRGGIDAAESVLRRLAESFPGRLHVELQRHGDRAEEHRNQALVPLARRLGLPLVATNGVRYARPAEKDLLDVLACVREGKPVDAAGTLLEASRGRHLKDAAAMSELFADLPEALSASAELAASLDFTLADLGYRFPRYPVPPGETPSSHLRRVTWEGARARFRPLTARAQAQLSKELAMIEKLDLAGYFLIVRDIVQFCRRERILVQGRGSAANSAVCYALSITAVDPVKMELLFERFLSEERGEWPDIDLDLPSGVEREKVIQHVYRTYGAHGAAMTANVITYRDRSAAREVSKALGFSPEEQERLSARLAGWSFGEMQEPLRELPAELAAAGLDPAETRSRHFLRLWRAIQNLPRHLGQHSGGMVVAAGRLDEVVPLEPSSMPGRVVVQWDKDDCADLGIVKVDLLGLGMLAALEEAIPMIREHENVEIDLAHLPAGDPAVYRMLNAADTVGVFQLESRAQMATLPRHGPRRFYDIVVQVAIIRPGPIVGGMIRPFFDRHRGIAPVEYPHPCLEPILKRTLGVPLFQEQLLRIAMVAAGFTGGEAEELRRAMGFKRSVERMSAIEERLRKGMEARGIDAEARDRIVKAITSFALYGFPESHAASFALIAYASAYLRAHHPAAFYASLLNAWPMGFYHPATLVKDAQRHATAVFPIDAARSGWKCRWEDRGVRLGLRFVKGLHESTGRRIEAEQAVAPFSSLEDFERRAAPRAGELDRLADAGALAGFGLTRREAQWQAARVARPAGPLFSGLSGPAGSPLPEMRPEEETTADYRATEMTTGPHLLRHVRGRLDAFSVSTTEKLRTLPDGGRVRTAGAVIVRQRPGTAKGFVFLTLEDETGMAQAIVRPDLFREQRSLIVGSPGLVVEGILQRGDGALSVKAERFWPLNEFRSPPSHDFR